From Asterias amurensis chromosome 3, ASM3211899v1, a single genomic window includes:
- the LOC139935010 gene encoding uncharacterized protein: MEYYFYVILIFAIVLKLTVYLCWYQVRRSSATRQVRIILPDGTTQCAVITARGRSQQSHRSGEERQNLPHADLLSPYDNQGLVESAVQPRYTDYQNPQGQFQGPPPYANQEWKLPKYEEVVGMPPPYATEVPEMASAVMPGDANPPTSQSQVQPIAPTTNPAQVPVPVPAYSSQQMPYDAPPYSPPMTSVTPRLQPGISPTSNNVTDGRSAPAYFPSPTGQS, from the exons ATGGAGTACTATTTCTATGT AATTCTCATCTTTGCCATCGTGTTGAAGCTGACTGTCTACCTGTGTTGGTATCAGGTTAGGCGGAGCTCGGCAACACGCCAAGTACGCATCATCTTACCCGATGGTACCACTCAATGCGCTGTCATCACTGCTAGAGGGCGCTCTCAACAATCACATCGCTCAGGAGAAGAAAGACAG AATTTGCCTCACGCCGACTTACTTTCCCCGTACGACAACCAAGGATTGGTGGAATCTGCTGTCCAGCCTCGCTACACAGACTACCAGAATCCACAGGGCCAGTTTCAGGGACCCCCGCCGTACGCCAACCAGGAGTGGAAACTACCCAAGTATGAGGAGGTTGTGGGAATGCCGCCACCATATGCCACAGAAGTGCCTG AAATGGCCAGTGCAGTGATGCCAGGCGACGCCAACCCTCCAACTAGCCAGAGTCAAGTCCAACCCATTGCACCTACCACAAATCCAGCACAAGTACCCGTCCCAGTACCCGCCTATTCCAGCCAGCAAATGCCCTACGATGCTCCCCCGTATTCACCACCTATGACGTCCGTCACACCGAGACTTCAACCCGGGATCAGCCCGACTTCAAATAATGTCACAGACGGTCGTAGTGCACCTGCATATTTTCCAAGTCCAACTGGTCAGAGTTAG